The following is a genomic window from Chiloscyllium plagiosum isolate BGI_BamShark_2017 chromosome 27, ASM401019v2, whole genome shotgun sequence.
GGAAACAACAGCTAAATATTTCAGGCTGGGGAATTACTGCCTCCAACAACACGACGACATTTGATGGAATAAGGCATTGAGAAGGTTTAGCAAAATGAATATCTTCAGATAGCCAGGCCAGTCAAACCTTATTCTTCAACAAAAATCCTCCTTTTTAATATTGCAAAACAGACTTTGTCCCTAATGTAATAATAGCTCTACAAACTTAATTTGGAACAGAACATTGAACCTGCATGAATTAACAGTTCAGCTTACACCAGAAAAATGACAAGTTGTGACACTGGAAAACACTGTTTACCTTGGCAGTACTGTCCTTTGAAGCAGTGATAAACATGGTCAGGTCTAAGGAAGTTTGAATGTCATTAATTTGTTTGGTGTGTTCTTTTACTTTTGTCATTATTTCCCCAGACTGTCAATAAAGTAACACAAGTGTCAAtaattgcaaaataaaacaaataaatcacCAGTATTCAATCACTTCAAAGACATATATTTGATAGAACAGGCATGACTCCAGAATAACAAAGGAGTGCTCTTTAAAATCACTAATCCATGTAGAATTGAGACATTAATACCAGGTCATCCTCTCAAATAAATAAGTTTTCCTCAAAACATTAGATAACGGTATTGGGCATTATCAAAGCTAGTCACTTTGGTGTAATAAAATGTAACTACAGCTTGTAAAGCTTTCTATGTGAAGACAAGCAATAAAAAAGATTATTGCTGAGGAAGGGTCCTTCAAGATGAACCATCCTCAAGAGCTGTGATTTTTCAAACACAGTCGGTTTTAAATTAAAGCTATTTCTTTGCGAAACACCTTgaatttcaaaggaaatagaaGCGCTATTCCTTGTCAAGGGTAATATTAAaatgaatatataaaatgaaTATGTTGAAATAAATAGAAAGAGGATGGAGGAGGAAATCAGTTATCACACTGAGGcaatcataattttaaatgtttcagaatTAACCAATGATTGCAGATGGTGTAGTTTCTCTGGATAACAGTAGCACAGCGCATCATTTATATTCTGTTGTTGCCACTGGATTGCAATCATTGTGCAATTTCTCCTTACCTTAGCACTGTATTGCACTAATTCACCATTTTCATGTCCTGCAATGACAAACTCTCCAAGAGGTCCCCAAACAGCACTGGTTATTTTTGACTCACTGGCTGGAACCTTCATATATGGTTCATTGTTACCTAACAATTAATAAGGAGtgtaaatataaaattaaagcTCTGAGATTACTTAATAAAAGGTCAAAAGAGTCTTACATTTACATAGCAGCCTTCCTAACTTCAGGTCATCTCAAAGTATTGTCCAGCCAATAAgtccttttgaagtgtagttactatTATCATGTTAAAGAAAGGCAGCCAATGTGTACACAGAATTGTATACACAGAAAACTGACAGTCAATTTGTCCTTAGAAAGCTCTCACGTGCAGGTTTTATCAGGACACCTGACAAAAGTTGATTTGAAGTTTAAATGTATAgtttatgtttttcaaaaaattaaaatcagagGGGAGCTGGGGTTCAAAAGAAGAGAGGAACAGTGTTTGCAAGCTCCCAATTAATGGTGGAATGGGGACAGTTTGTGGGATGTGTAGGGGATTAGAATCTTGGAGTTAAAAAGATACCGAGGGAATGTAAGGCTGGGTTAAAGTCATGGATAACACGACTAAGATCAAAATAAAAATAGATGCAGGATACAAAACTATGAGAACTTATTACAGCAACATTATTTAACAAGTGGTGGATGAAAAAATGCAGATGGCATCAAATTTAATAGGTTTTCAGTCATTAGAACACAATATTAaattaccatatatactcatgtaaatgtcgaccccttatttttggccaaaaaatcttgtaCTTTCCATATATCCCAGGTAAAAGTTGACCCTACTATATTGCATTATAACtctcttacaaaggaaactgcatgttcccattaacccacttaaacgaaatcgcattcattcattcataccggTAATTCTACTCATCACTCTTGTTTACTATATTGCGTCTCCATTCATTCATAACACTACTTTGCCCACTTGGTTTACTACTGCATgctttgattcattcattcattcagaccagtACTACGTCTATTGGTACTTATCGCACTTTCTTCACTAGACACCCAAAGGTTaatattttaattgtgccattatatctgaataaaagtgagatatattagctacatatatctttaattctttgacaaaacTGTTcatgttgctgaggttcataacataggagagtaaatgggagggaaacggAAAAATTTGGCAGGAAAGTTCAAGACACTTAGACATTCAGAATtttataaatgtttcattttaagtgtgccattatacgAGGCTATGACGATGTTGACTaatgtgattttgcaggatttcaatgaatctttgacctGTTAGTTTTGTACCCGTATATAAATGAAATTTACAACCAGTAATTCATtattgtttctcttgcttttatacTGTAATTAGCTTTACCGTAATTCATTGTGTATTGCTTCTTTATCTTGGATTAGTTGTGCGATCAAATCGACTTCTGCTAACAATACGGTATTttgaactgcagcatgaatttcagcccctcaaagctAGTACCCGAGTATTAGTCAACcctataaattgaacctttaaaaacagtctaaaaaatttgacttttacacgaGTATATATGGTATATAAAGGTTGGTTTGTGCGCCCCGCAGCATAAAAGTAGGACACAAAGTGAGTATTAACACATGTTGGAAGCAAGCATTGTAACCCCATTTCCTTTGTTCAAGGATTTCACACTGCTGTGTTCTGCGTACAAAACAAATAAATGGCAAAGTCaaaataacaacaaaaacaaGATCAGGAAAAATATAGTGAGAAAAAGGATAAGCTCCCAAAATTAATGAGGCAACAGTTATCAATAATTGttattgatgtgaaatattttgtCAAACAGGATAGATACCACACAAGCTTTCTTTATCACTGAAAAAACAGCACCATCAGATGGAGATCACTGTGGAAGTCAAGTCCAATTTCACtttcatcaatctgttcaggTGGAGGTTAGTTTTAAGGTTAGGCCAATAACTGCTAAACATTTTCAATACCTAGCCCATTTTAAACAATATTAAGATTCCAAATTAACTTTTCAGTTGACAGTTCCAAATTATTGATCTTCAGTTATTGCATAAACAATCATAAATTGATACACACCAAAGAAAATAAAGTATGTATTATCTTTATATTCCCAAGTTCCTGAAAACTCCCTACATAAAACTATAAAATCTGCCCATTTTGTAAATGTAGGtattgaaaacattcatttcatCTGTGTATCTGTAATCTGTATCCACGAAAAAATATGCATTGGTGGAGAAATCGATGAGGattacaagattagattactacATGTGAGCTGCTATTGTACCATATCCCATTAGTTTTTCTTATCTATAATTTAACCAGCTGGTACTAAAAAGTCAGACTTTCTTTAAAAATGCTCTTTAAGATTAACCTTTGAAGAAAAGCTTTTTCTTGCAACCATTAAAACATACTTCCTTACTTATCTGAGCAGGATCTCGAATGTCAAAGAAGCTGACATAACAATGGTAGCCCATCTGCTTGTCAGTTGTAAACATGACGATGTTTCCACTGAAGTCAAATCCACCCGTTCTGACAGCAGAActtgttttaaacaaagcaaGCTGCTTCCCTAGTAATGAAAATCGTCAATCGAATGAATGCAAAACAAGCCAAACTTGCAAAACAAATAGGCAGCGCTACAAATGGTCAAATATTGCATGAAAATAGAATTAAATACAGCAGATAATACATTTAACAAAATcagcaaactttattttaacaGTTATACTTTACAAATTCAGGAGACTAATCCTAACATGAAGATTTACATAACCTTCGGTGTATAAAAGTTAATTGCCATTATATAAAAGTCTTTGCCATTACACATTAACTAATAAGCTGGTAAAATGAAAAGACAGTGCTTTTCATGACTACTGGATGTTTCAAAAAGCTTAACAACCAATCAAATTCTTTCAAAATGTGGTCACAGTTGCAATGCAGGATGTCTGATGGCTTAACAAGTTGACCTCACCAGTAACTGAGACATACATAaagactggaaaatcgctaatccAAGTTTTGTTCTGCCCAGTTAGCTAATGTCTGGCAGTGTGGTGATAGGGCGGTACAATTAGattaagggagagagaaaaggtaAATAGTTGATGACAGTGTCAGTCCCTGACCACAGCTGTGAAGGTGCATGTGGTGAAATGAGGCGGGACTCAGCAGTAACCGTGCAGTAACATCAAACAGCATCCTCACACTTATCATCAAGATCTGCACGTCAATAGTGGTGAATTGAACATGAGAGAAGAGAGTGCAACTGTCAGAAAAGACCTTTTATATGGAATGCCTTTGGAAAGAAAGGAGGAAATCAGGGAAAAATAGAATCTTCTCAATCATCGACTTTTTTTTAGCatgttcatggaatatgggcatcaccGGCAAGGTCAGTATTTTTTGCCCACTCCCTGAGGGCTagagtcatttcagagggcagttaagaagcaagctcattgttgtgggtctggagtcatttgtGGGCCAGACAtgttaaggatggcagactttcCTCCCTAAAGAATTTTAGTGAATGAGATGGATGtttgcaacaattgacaatggttatagTTGGCCTTAGATGAAATTTAAAttacagacttttattgaatttaaattttaccacttgctatgatgggatttgaacccacattcccAGGACATTAGAATGGGACTCCGGATTATTAATTCCATAATAACAACACTGATATTTACAAAGGTGATTGGAGAGTCTAATGATGCAATatcttaataaaaactgaaagaactgtggatgctataaatcagaaacaaaaacacaagtcgCTAGAAATGCTcaacaaatctggcaacatctgtgaagagaaagcagagaaaatATTTCAGGGTTGGTTGCCCTTCCTCAGATGCAATATCTTACCTGTTTCACAGTCCCAAAGTCTGCATGAGTTATCTGCTGAACCAGTTAACACTTGTTTTGTATCCCCTAATTATCAGATTAAGGAAAAAATGAAGAACCTGTTTGGAAATTCAAGACACATGTACACAGAACAACTTTAATTCCTTTGAATAACACTGCTCTACTGAATACTTGTGAGGGATAAGACAATATGCCACATTGAGAAAATTGTATCATTTAATCTGAAGGCCTTCCAAAGTAATCAAGAGATCTCAGGGAACATGAATTTCCTCATTCTGATTAAGCTTCCCTTGTAATATGCAAATAATTTATCTTGACAGGTGCATCCCCTTACCATAAAGAATATTCAGGTTTCTGGATTACTCACAATGTAAAACTGCTAGATTTTGCCTTCAAAAGTTACAAATTCTGAAGGTACAAAAATCAAAGCTGCAGTGATCAAATGAATTTTAGTACACATGAATGCATAACACCATTAGGTCTCATCAGATTTTAGTGGGGGTCAGCACACAAACAATGGATTACATAGACATTAAATATTCTGCTTTGCATTTCACAGATTtaggtaggctgaatggcctaatttctgctccggtgtcttagtcatagagatgtacagcatggaaacagacccttcagtccaacctgtccatgccgaccagatatcccaacccaatctagtcccacatgccagctcctgggccatatccctccaaacacttcctattcatatacctatccaaatgcctcttaaatgttgtaattgtaccagcctccaccacttcctctggcagctcattccatacacgtaccaccttctgcgtgaaaaggttgccccttaggtctcttttatatctttcccctctcaccctaaacctatgccctctagttctggactccccgaccccagggaaaagactttgcttatttaccctgttccatgtccctcataattttgtaaacctctataaggtcacccctcagcctccaatgctccagcgaaaacagccctagcctattcagtttctccctatagctcaaatcctctaatcctggcaacatccttgtaaatcttttctgaaccctttcaagtttcacaacatctttccgataggaaggagcgcagaattacatgcaatacgtcaacagtggcctaaccaatgtcttgtactcaatactctgaccaataaaggaaagcataccaaacgtcaccttcacaatcctatctacctgcttaTGGTCTTATTACACAGAATCACATCATCACGTGTGGTATCCATTTGTATCAAGGATAAATGCAATCAAAATGGCATTCAGCATTGCAAAAGTAGGCTTCCCACAATTTAGAAACTTCTAAAACTGAAAATgtgctttgttaaaaaaaagaaactgcatAAAAATAGAAGTATTTATTACTGCTCAAATTCCACAATATTGTGGCAATTGCAGCAGCAGTAACCTGACGGTAAGAATGTTTAACATTCAAAATACTTAGTCTTACAATATTGGGAATCTCCCAAAGAATTTCCAAAAGTAAATGCCAATGGGAAATGTAACTTGTACTAAGGAATGTTTAAAAATTGGAACTCTTGGACCGTCTCCGCTGAGAATGGAAAAAAAGCATCAATGGCCCCATTGGGAAACTATCACCCAATTCTAACCAACTACCTTGGTCCTGTCTCCAGACAGGATGACACATCAAAAGTCAAATGAAGCATTTCACTCAgatagaaaaaaggaaatttttGGCACTGACAGCAAAGATGAGCTGAACATCTGTGAAATACTTGGTTGCATTCTAAAATCCTTCTAAAATCTAAAACCCTTTAGTAACCAGCATGACAGAAAGCACACACATCGTTCTCAATTGTGGGATTCTGGTATTGTGCCTCTTCCAATAAACTCCAATTGCTTTGGTCACTTTGATTATTGTCACGATGTGATACTTGCAAACAAGACTTCAGGCTTTCACTGTAAATATATGTAGTGAATTTATCCATGCAATATGTTGGTTTCTGCTTAATCAGATGGTAAGTATAAATCTAGCCATTAAGGATACAGTCAACATCAACACACCATACTGCTCCAGTGTGCCCATTGTAAGTGCCGAGCCTCTCACCATTCAGAGAATACCAGACATTAACAACCTGTGtaacagagaaaaaaacagaatgacTAGTTGATTATTTCTgaactttaactttgtttctacTTGTTTTCACTTGTCACCATTCAATCCATGAAACTCACTAAAATCTCAAAGCATAAATTTTGTTACAGAAAATCCCATTGCACTGTAAAGTAGCAAGTCAATCTCAATGATTATAAATTTAAATTGTGGGTAACTTCCCTTTTTATTAAGAAAACTTTTTAATCCAACAACTCCTTGGATCAAAGCAACTATTTGTAAAGAACTGGTCTGATTGAGCCTAGTTATAAATATGATTCCAGTTTAGCGAGTTAAGCATTTATACTACCTACAACATTTGACACGTTTTGTATGTACGTGTTTGGCACTACCCTAGAACAATGTCTACCTACTCAGGAAGGTTAGTACATGGAATTTATCCATTTGTATAGTATAGGTCTGGGCCAACTGAGAGGCCCATCAATGTGGAGACACCATTGTCTTTTAGAATAATCAAAAATGGACAGTTAGTAAGGATTTCAACAGTCTGACTACACATTACAGGAAACTTTCACAAATATTTagctttatttcatttttcataGCAGAAAGGGTTCAAGGAAATGTCCTCAAAATGGAGAGAAGAAATTTTCTATAAATCACTGATTcaaaactttggaaaaaagaatacaagcatggactactttctaaacggtgagaaaattcgtaaagccaaactacagagggatctaggagtgctagttgaggattctctaaaggtaaacatgcaggttgagtctgtgattaagaaagcgaatgcaatgttgttaattatctcaagagggttggaatataaaagcactgttgtgctactgagactttataaagctctggttaggcccactgtgtccagttttggtccccacacctcagaagggacatactggcactggagcgtgtccagcggaaattcacacggatgatccctggaatggtaagtcTAACATACAGATGAGTTTATTCTGCACATTGTTATTTTTGTAGTATTCACATCAGTTAtatagattgataaattcttgatgtcacaaggaattaagggctacggggagaatgcgggtaagtggagttgaaatgcccatcagccatgattgaatggcggagtggactcgatgggccgaatggtcttacttccgctcctatgtcttatggtcttataaaaccTGCATTACCAGAGCTGCGGTTATCCAAAAAATGAGCAGAGGCACAATAAAAGGAATTTATTTTGTGTTATACTGGGAGAAAATGTCTTCTTCTATGGGATGTTGACATTACCAGCAAagtcagtatttgttgtccatgtCTTACTGTCCTTGACCTGCGGGATTGCCTTGGCCACTTCAGAGGACATTaccttgctgtggatctggagtcatgtataggcCAGCCCATATTAGGGTGACAGAATTCCCTTCATAAAAGGACACAAGTGAACTAGGTGGATTTCAAGGCACCACCACTGCGATATGCTTTGGTTCCAGACTTATTTATTGAACTTAAATTGCATCAGcagctgtggtgggatttaaatccatATTCCCAAATCATAACATAGGCCTCTGGTCTAATAGCTCAGCcacattaccactatgctactGCTTCCCATTAGGTTGGGGCAATTAAAGGTGAACgctgctgaaaatgcacagcaggtcaggcaacatccaaggagcaagagaatcgacgttttgggcatgagcccttcttcaggaatgattcctaaagaagggctcatgcccgaaacggcgattcacctgctccttggatgctgcctgacctgctgcgcttttccagcaacacattttcagctctgatctccagcatctgcagtcctcactttctcctagacgcAATTAAAGGTGAAGACAACCATTTAGGGTTTTAATTTCAACTTGACTTCATCAATTAACTTTACAACAAATTATATTTAATTTTCTCATAAAATTTAATTATTAATTCACCCAAATAGCTACATCTCAGGTGTTAACCTGTTCATTCAGGAGACCTCAATGTTAACCTGGCAATAGGCTGGGCCATTAAGTAGACAGAATTGCGTGACTGAAGCCTCAGCCAGAATACATTAAACTTTAAACAATACTGCCATTAAAAACTTTAGATTTACTTGTGAAACATTCTCACACCTACAGTTTAAAGTATTCGCAGCCAAAGCCACACAAAATCATTTCGACTTGAAATAAATATTGTTCATTACAGGAGAAAACACAAATGGCGTTCCAAAAGTAATAAATAATCAAGGCCTAAAAAGAAGagtgaaaataaatacaataactatcacaaTACACAAAATGATCAGAAAACTAAAGACCGGTATTTCCCCAATaggatgcatcctaggatattaaaggaagcagTTACAGAgttagtggatgcactggtagtaaccTTTCAAGAATCCTCAGATTCTGGAAACattccagagaactggaaaattgccACCATAAGAACTTTATTAAAATGGGAAGACAACAAATAGAGACAATTGGAGACCGATTAGCTTGATGTGCTGCTGAGAAACAGATACAGTCAATTCTAAAGGACATAACAGCAGTTCATTTATGAAAGACAT
Proteins encoded in this region:
- the eif3i gene encoding eukaryotic translation initiation factor 3 subunit I — encoded protein: MKPILLQGHERSITQIKYNREGDLVFSCAKDTVVNVWYSLNGERLGTYNGHTGAVWCVDVDWDTKQVLTGSADNSCRLWDCETGKQLALFKTSSAVRTGGFDFSGNIVMFTTDKQMGYHCYVSFFDIRDPAQISNNEPYMKVPASESKITSAVWGPLGEFVIAGHENGELVQYSAKSGEIMTKVKEHTKQINDIQTSLDLTMFITASKDSTAKLFDSASFEHLKTYRTERPVNSAAISPIVEHVVLGGGQEAMDVTTTSTRIGKFEARFFHLSFEEEFGRVKGHFGPINSVAFHPDGKSYSSGGEDGYVRIHHFDPQYFEFEMEF